One Phaseolus vulgaris cultivar G19833 chromosome 11, P. vulgaris v2.0, whole genome shotgun sequence genomic window carries:
- the LOC137838477 gene encoding uncharacterized protein, which produces MARWAVELYEFDIHYEPKGPIKGQIYADFVVELCSAATHQEGADFKWVLSVDGSLNQQGSEAGVILEGSDGLLIEQALHFAFKASNNQAEYEALIAGMLLAKEMGARRLLAKSDSLLVTRQVTGEYQAKDPQMVAYLEYVQALKESFDVFELVDVIREQNARADLLAKFASLGKGAGRGR; this is translated from the coding sequence ATGGCGCGATGGGCGGTAGAACTATATGAGTTTGACATACATTATGAACCGAAGGGCCCCATCAAGGGCCAGATATATGCCGACTTTGTAGTAGAACTCTGCTCAGCAGCCACCCATCAAGAAGGGGCGGATTTCAAATGGGTACTCTCAGTAGATGGTTCCTTGAACCAACAAGGTAGTGAAGCAGGTGTCATTTTGGAAGGTTCGGATGGGTTGCTAATCGAGCAGGCCCTCCATttcgctttcaaagccagtaacaaccaagcagagtacgaggccttgatcgcaggaatgttgttagcaaaggaaatgggagcaaggAGATTGTTGGCAAAAAGTGATTCTTTGTTAGTTACAAGACAGGTCACGGGGGAGTACCAAGCTAAAGACCCTCAGATGGTCGCATATCTAGAATACGTACAAGCGCTGAAAGAATCGTTCGACGTGTTCGAGTTAGTCGATGTAATTAGagaacaaaatgcccgagctgacttgcttgcaaaATTCGCCAGTTTGGGCaagggggcaggcagaggaagGTGA